Proteins encoded in a region of the Nitrospiria bacterium genome:
- a CDS encoding peptidylprolyl isomerase: MSRSFVLRIVLVTAGLLACNKSAAPAISTPDSTLAQVNAATITVDQFNQKWSQLPEAVRTAYAGPNGKKDFLGELITRELLLQKAHQLKLDQDKTFGEQVESYKERLLLDATLHELIEKKIQVSDTDLEAYFNTHRESLPLIEEARASHILVKTQAEARALLGRLRRGADFAALAKSRSIDPATKDKGGDLGVLRKGRVLPEFEKAVFELKPGQISDVVRTSYGYHIIRVQSRRSQKPLSVDDVRDEVREQIVKEKESALFDELVKTLRAESNIVISESRLASIGEDALRNHDPAPAAPH; encoded by the coding sequence ATGTCCAGGAGTTTCGTTTTAAGGATCGTGTTGGTGACCGCAGGGCTTTTGGCCTGCAACAAATCGGCCGCTCCCGCCATTTCGACCCCGGATTCCACTCTCGCCCAGGTGAACGCCGCAACGATCACGGTCGATCAGTTCAACCAGAAATGGTCGCAGCTTCCCGAAGCGGTCCGAACGGCCTACGCCGGGCCGAACGGGAAAAAAGATTTTCTGGGCGAATTGATCACGCGCGAGCTGCTGCTGCAGAAAGCGCATCAATTAAAACTGGACCAGGACAAAACCTTCGGGGAACAGGTGGAGTCCTATAAAGAGCGGCTGTTGCTGGACGCCACGCTTCATGAGCTGATCGAGAAAAAAATCCAGGTATCGGACACGGACTTGGAGGCCTACTTCAACACCCATCGGGAATCCCTTCCGTTGATTGAAGAAGCGCGGGCGAGCCACATCCTGGTCAAAACCCAAGCCGAAGCCCGGGCCCTGTTGGGACGCCTGCGCCGGGGCGCCGATTTCGCCGCGCTGGCCAAGTCGCGCTCGATCGACCCCGCCACAAAGGACAAGGGCGGCGACCTGGGCGTGTTGCGAAAAGGCCGTGTGCTCCCGGAATTCGAGAAGGCCGTTTTCGAACTGAAGCCCGGCCAGATCAGCGATGTGGTGAGGACCTCGTACGGCTACCATATCATCCGCGTTCAAAGCCGCCGCAGTCAAAAACCCCTCTCGGTGGACGACGTGCGGGACGAGGTCCGCGAACAGATCGTCAAGGAAAAAGAATCGGCCCTTTTCGACGAACTCGTCAAAACGTTGCGGGCCGAATCCAATATCGTCATTTCGGAGTCCCGATTGGCCTCCATCGGAGAAGACGCCTTAAGAAACCATGACCCTGCGCCTGCGGCTCCACACTAA
- the mfd gene encoding transcription-repair coupling factor, with protein sequence MKEYNPTELKPSSLLQPLIAPALKWIQAGRRRLVFSGLWGSAKAAVIAGMATEANVPFFVLAATDAQAESFHQDLVCWFQWLGRTADPPILFPSPEILPYELTAPHPDLIRQRMQALYRMARTDPDRSDRPMIVVASVPAAMQRVMAPAALRGAALSLSAGQAADRDGLIESLVDLGYSRTESVQHPGEFGVRGGILDLFSTAGREPVRIEWAGDQVESIRVFDPETQLSAAAEARVQILPALEPDDQARATVTDYLPPEARLALDESAQIRDLMEEFDSEVRLAQSSLPPDRRTALQRYLTSDELERQLQSRPSILLETSHLETEADRDLLLFSTRSPESLGLGVRGTPLSAALKTADDLRRKARVVFVAKTAAQKDRMLDLFREHDLPAETGSGPAPFSPAGPEATSPFTIAVGGLSSGFIDLPNRLALLTDEDLFGKTARHRPAPKLNRAQFLASLEDLEDGDYLVHVQHGIARYEGLKRLSIQGYESDFLILRYRGGDTLYLPVDRLNLVQKYTGVEGHRPKLDRLGGVTWARTTRRVKKAVETIAKEIVELYAVRETTPGHAFSKNPALSREFDAAFAYEETPDQLKAIEDIQKDMEEAQPMDRLICGDVGYGKTEVAMRAAFKAVIDGKQVAVLVPTTLLAQQHGETFRERFAPFPVRVETLSRFRTSKEQRTVLSDLAAGRVDIVIGTHRLLQKDVVFHDLGLLIVDEEQRFGVGHKEKLKQLRKTVDTLTLSATPIPRTLQMALTGIRELSIIDTPPADRLSIRTILTRFDRSVIRNAILRELARGGQVFFVHNRVQDIERLGQLLRELVPEAKLAVAHGQMHGRELERVMWKFVHQETNVLLTTTIIESGLDIPTANTILINDAHRFGLSDLYQLRGRVGRSGHQAFAYLLVPSDRGLTEEARARIQAIQEFCELGAGFRIAARDLEIRGAGNFLGKQQSGHIAAVGFDFYLQLIEECVQELKGEQAEEEIEPVLNLKVSAFIPETYVPDTAQRLAVYRRLAGLKTESDLGAFRTELEDRYGAPPEPVERLLQAVGIKALARRLKIHSIDSKSDGILIVFGPARPLTDAQVRRLLSDASGRLRLVSEFSVKLRLAEAEQSEWPTLFATVTNYLQSLL encoded by the coding sequence ATGAAAGAATACAACCCCACAGAGCTGAAGCCATCCTCACTCCTACAACCGCTGATCGCCCCCGCGCTGAAATGGATCCAGGCCGGCCGACGCCGGCTCGTCTTCTCCGGCCTCTGGGGCTCGGCCAAGGCGGCCGTGATCGCCGGAATGGCGACGGAGGCCAATGTTCCCTTCTTCGTCCTCGCCGCGACGGACGCGCAGGCCGAATCGTTTCATCAGGACCTGGTTTGCTGGTTCCAATGGCTGGGCCGAACGGCCGATCCGCCCATCCTTTTTCCCTCTCCCGAAATTCTCCCCTATGAACTGACCGCGCCCCACCCCGACCTGATCCGGCAGCGGATGCAGGCGTTGTATCGGATGGCCCGGACCGACCCCGACCGATCCGACCGGCCGATGATCGTCGTCGCCTCCGTCCCGGCCGCGATGCAGCGCGTGATGGCCCCGGCCGCGCTGCGCGGGGCCGCCCTCTCCCTGTCCGCCGGACAAGCGGCCGACCGGGACGGCCTGATCGAATCGCTCGTCGATCTCGGTTATTCCCGGACCGAATCCGTCCAGCATCCGGGGGAATTCGGCGTGCGCGGAGGAATCCTGGACCTCTTCTCGACCGCCGGCCGCGAGCCGGTCCGAATCGAATGGGCGGGCGATCAGGTCGAGTCGATCCGGGTTTTCGATCCCGAGACCCAGCTCTCGGCCGCGGCGGAAGCCCGCGTCCAAATCCTACCGGCCCTGGAACCGGATGATCAGGCCCGCGCCACGGTGACGGACTATCTTCCCCCGGAAGCGCGCCTCGCGCTGGACGAGTCCGCCCAGATCCGGGACCTCATGGAAGAGTTCGATTCCGAGGTCCGCCTGGCCCAGTCCTCCCTGCCGCCCGACCGGCGGACGGCCCTTCAACGCTATCTCACCTCGGACGAACTGGAGCGGCAGCTGCAATCGAGACCGTCCATCCTTCTCGAAACAAGTCATCTCGAGACCGAAGCGGACCGGGATCTGCTTTTATTTTCGACCCGATCTCCCGAAAGCCTGGGCCTGGGCGTGAGAGGCACCCCGCTCTCCGCCGCGCTCAAGACGGCGGACGATTTGCGACGGAAAGCCCGCGTCGTCTTCGTCGCCAAGACCGCGGCTCAAAAAGACCGGATGTTGGACCTGTTCCGCGAGCATGACCTGCCGGCCGAGACGGGGTCCGGTCCGGCTCCCTTCTCACCCGCCGGGCCGGAAGCGACTTCCCCCTTCACGATCGCCGTCGGCGGGCTCTCGTCGGGCTTCATCGATCTTCCAAATCGTCTCGCCCTCCTGACGGACGAGGACCTCTTCGGCAAGACCGCCCGGCACCGTCCGGCGCCGAAACTCAACCGGGCCCAGTTCCTTGCCTCGCTGGAGGATCTGGAGGATGGAGACTATTTGGTCCACGTTCAACACGGGATCGCACGCTACGAGGGCCTGAAGCGTCTTTCGATCCAGGGCTACGAAAGCGATTTCCTGATCCTGCGATACCGGGGCGGCGACACCCTTTACCTTCCCGTCGACCGGCTGAACCTCGTCCAGAAATATACCGGCGTCGAAGGCCACCGGCCCAAACTGGATCGTCTCGGCGGCGTCACCTGGGCGCGAACCACGCGACGCGTCAAGAAGGCGGTCGAAACGATCGCGAAAGAGATCGTGGAACTCTACGCCGTGCGGGAGACGACCCCGGGGCATGCGTTCTCAAAAAACCCCGCGCTCTCGCGCGAGTTCGACGCCGCCTTCGCCTACGAAGAGACGCCCGATCAGCTCAAGGCGATCGAGGACATCCAAAAGGACATGGAAGAAGCCCAGCCGATGGACCGGTTGATCTGCGGCGACGTCGGCTACGGGAAGACCGAGGTCGCGATGCGGGCCGCGTTCAAGGCGGTGATCGACGGAAAGCAGGTCGCCGTCCTCGTGCCGACGACCCTGCTGGCGCAGCAGCACGGGGAGACTTTTCGCGAGCGCTTCGCGCCGTTTCCGGTCCGCGTCGAAACGCTCAGCCGGTTCCGCACCTCGAAGGAACAGCGGACGGTCCTGTCGGATCTGGCGGCCGGTCGGGTGGACATCGTGATCGGGACCCATCGCCTTCTTCAAAAGGACGTCGTCTTTCACGATCTCGGACTGCTGATCGTGGATGAAGAACAGCGCTTCGGCGTCGGCCACAAGGAAAAACTCAAGCAACTCCGAAAGACGGTGGACACCCTCACCCTCAGCGCGACGCCCATTCCCCGAACGCTTCAGATGGCCCTGACCGGGATCCGCGAGCTCTCGATCATCGACACGCCCCCGGCCGATCGGCTATCCATCCGGACGATCCTGACGCGGTTCGACCGTTCGGTGATCCGGAACGCCATTCTCCGGGAATTGGCCCGCGGCGGACAGGTCTTTTTCGTCCACAACCGCGTTCAGGACATCGAGCGGCTCGGCCAGCTCCTCCGGGAGCTCGTCCCGGAGGCGAAGCTCGCGGTGGCGCACGGTCAAATGCACGGACGGGAGCTGGAGCGGGTGATGTGGAAATTCGTGCATCAGGAAACGAACGTCCTCCTGACCACCACGATCATCGAATCCGGCCTGGACATCCCCACCGCCAACACCATTCTGATCAACGACGCCCATCGATTCGGCCTGTCCGATCTCTATCAGCTCCGGGGGCGCGTCGGGCGGTCGGGGCATCAGGCCTTCGCCTACCTGCTCGTCCCGTCCGACCGCGGACTGACCGAGGAAGCCCGCGCCCGCATCCAGGCGATCCAGGAGTTCTGCGAACTGGGCGCCGGATTCCGGATCGCGGCCCGCGACCTGGAAATCCGGGGCGCCGGCAATTTCCTGGGAAAACAGCAGTCCGGCCATATCGCGGCGGTCGGCTTCGACTTTTATCTTCAGCTGATCGAGGAATGCGTGCAGGAACTCAAAGGCGAGCAGGCCGAAGAGGAAATCGAGCCGGTCCTGAACCTAAAGGTTTCGGCCTTCATCCCCGAAACCTATGTCCCGGATACGGCTCAACGCCTCGCGGTTTATCGAAGGCTCGCGGGGCTGAAAACCGAATCCGATCTGGGCGCGTTCCGAACCGAATTGGAAGACCGCTACGGCGCCCCGCCGGAACCCGTCGAACGCCTGTTGCAGGCCGTAGGGATCAAGGCGCTGGCGCGGCGGCTGAAGATCCATTCGATCGATTCGAAAAGCGACGGGATTCTTATCGTTTTTGGCCCGGCCCGTCCTTTGACCGACGCCCAGGTCCGCCGGCTCCTGTCGGACGCTTCGGGGCGTCTCCGGCTCGTCTCCGAATTCAGCGTCAAACTGCGGCTCGCCGAAGCGGAACAGTCCGAATGGCCGACCCTCTTTGCGACGGTAACAAATTACTTGCAAAGCCTGCTATAA
- the rfaE2 gene encoding D-glycero-beta-D-manno-heptose 1-phosphate adenylyltransferase — protein MTRRPRRSPVVSQTKVKTVPQLRSILARLRRRGERIVITNGCFDLLHVGHLRYLRRARRYGDRLVVAINSDRSVRKIKGPRRPLLPQAERAELLAALSCVDYVTIFDEPDPLKIITALRPDVLIKGSDWGQNKIIGRDVVERRGGRVRRVPLVKGVSTSRLIEKIRKL, from the coding sequence ATGACCCGCCGGCCCCGACGTTCCCCCGTCGTTTCCCAAACCAAGGTCAAGACCGTCCCTCAATTGAGATCGATCCTGGCCCGGCTCCGGAGACGAGGCGAGCGGATCGTTATCACCAACGGCTGCTTCGACCTGCTCCACGTCGGCCATCTCCGCTATCTCCGACGCGCCCGACGCTACGGAGACCGCCTGGTGGTCGCCATCAACAGCGACCGGTCGGTGAGAAAGATCAAGGGCCCGCGCCGCCCGCTGCTCCCGCAGGCCGAGCGGGCCGAGCTGCTCGCGGCCCTCTCCTGCGTGGACTATGTCACGATCTTCGACGAGCCGGATCCGCTCAAGATCATCACGGCGCTCCGGCCGGACGTCTTGATCAAAGGCAGCGATTGGGGTCAAAATAAGATCATCGGCCGGGACGTCGTCGAGCGGCGCGGCGGCCGGGTCCGTCGGGTGCCCCTGGTCAAGGGCGTGTCCACCTCGCGGCTGATCGAAAAGATCCGGAAACTTTAA